The DNA region TGAGTATTAGATGGCAAACCAAACATGAGTCTATGATAAAAATATATCTTATTCGATTAGAACTAAATTAAGTTGTTAATAACAAATCTTTATTTGGAAAATGCATTAATTGCATGAATGAGTGAAATAAGAGTCACTAAAATAATGAAAGCAGAAAATAAAGTATATTATTGTAAAAAATTTGTGCTACTTTCACATATAGGTATAACACTGTATATAAACATATTTACTGCATGGTAGTGAGAAATAAATTGAAATATTATACCTCAGATCGTATGGTGTATATGAATCTGCCATCTATTGTGTTGGAAGTACAGCTTATAACATTAAGCCCTTCATTAATCACCACGAAAAGCACTTTTGACAAAGGAAACAAACACTTGTTGAAGCTGTAACTGCACACAATCTCAATTCCTCCAGGGAAAGGTTGAACAATAACACAAGGTTGAAGATTGGTAGAACTACTACTAGAGTCATTTTGAGGGACATTTGTATTCAAACTAGACATCTTCTTCGTTAACTCTTCCTTCTTAGCTTCTAACTGCTTTACCTTGGTTTGTAGGTGGTTGATGTAATTCATAGCCTCATTCACATGATCCGAAATCGAGCGCTTTCCCTAATTATGTTCATAATCCAATCATTAAATCAAAAAATATATGTTGACAAAGAGTCATCTTTAAGGACGTGGAAGATGAATTACCGCGTAGGATCCAAAAATTTCACAGTTAATCCATTGTTAAATATAGAGCCTCATAAATTATTTGTTAACTAATCACAAACTACAGTTACAATACTTTATTTAAAACCTACTTCTGACCATGTATATAGCACCGACATCTCTTAAAAAAAAGTGTATCTATGTCAGTATTTGGAAGTCAAACAGATACTTGTGATTACATTCATTTTTAAAATTATTCCTTGGTATCGACTTAACCGTCGGTCTTTCCACTCTTTGTGCTTCATAACTCTTCAGAGAATAGTATTTTCCTCCATAGTAGACATATGAGTTTAACACATAAAAATGACATAATAAAGAGAACTACTTGTGTGAATAAGTGCTTACCTTAATATACTCTAAAGGAAGAAGAGATCTAAGGTTGGTGCAGAGGTTAGCCATCTCTTGTCTTCTTTGTCTTTCAGTCTCTTTATGCATCCACTTCTTGTTTTCTTCCATGCTATAATCCTATAATATCCACTTCCACTTACTCTACTATTTCACACACAAAGGATCATGCAATTTGTAATGAATCTTCTAATTTCTGAGGTTGTTTTCATGATGGGAGGAAATTATTTGTAGATCAAAACCAAAAGACCAACTTAGATTAGGATTAGTGTATACTATCTTTGTGGGGTTGACAAAGATAGTGTAACAAGGAAATCAAAGTATATttggtggttagggtttgatAGTACTTTACAATTTCCAGATATGTTTGGATTCTCAAATCCTTCCTATATAAGATAAGATCCTTCTCACCTGCCAAATATCATAGTTTTCATTTATATTTCCTCTACTTTCATAAATTATTATTATGGTGGGACATAGGTTAATAAAAAGATACTACTATTCAAGTGGGACATAGTGTTTTCTCTTTCTATTGAATGTGAATAGTCCAactttaattaaaaaaatattttacaTAGTACTCTGCTTttaatgaacattgattaaaatAACACTGTACCCTATTCGTCTCAAAATATCTATTAAttccattttttttattattattataaggAAGGTTTTTACATTTTCAcacttattaaaaaaataatcATTATTTTTGACAAAAATAATAATCATGATTCTATAAAAAGAGAAATTATAAAAGGTATTTTAAAATTGATATTCATTAATAGTATGAACAAAAAAAAATctaataaataaaaatgaaattatatTCTTGAAGGGATAAATGTTAGACACAACGTTGGGACAACTAATCCAACTTATTAAACAAGTAAGGCAGtaaaataacaacaacaataacacaaTGTAAATAATACAAAAGATTGAGAACCTAACTCGGTGAAACCACATATACGTCACTACTtcaaattattataattaatcTTATAAGAACATCAATCCCACGGTGTTCAATTTCTCTTCCTAATCCtaatgactttctatttaggtcTTCCCCTAAACATGAGAACCCCTCTCACTTTCTTTTAATCATTAATCCCAAGTGACACACTCAATAAATAGATCACTAATCCCAAGTGATCAACACAATAATAACTCTATTGATTGTtgaatttacaactcaactaagaCAAACCAACAACTATGTCAAATTACTGAACATAACGTGGTGTATAACAATAGATTCAACACTAATCCTTATGCGGACATTAGCGTGGAATACAAGAAACAACAAACTCAAAAACCCTATGCACAAAGAGCTTAATCTTGTGCACAAAACACTCAAGTAAAACATCAGAATTGAGTCTCCTTATATAGCAAAGTCTTCAGGGTTTTTTCCTCTTGGATTTATGTATTTAATTCGTCCAGAATAATAGCTAAATTAGTTGGATTTGATTTGCTCCATAAACCTCTCTAACAAAGGATATGATTTGTTatatttcaaattcaaatttaaatctccattTAAATATGATTTGATCTTTAATAGCTATCAGAAAATTCACACAAACATTGCCAAATAATATGCACTAAATCTGATTGAGATTCAATCAAAAATTTCGCACCAAACAACATCCGTCATGGTCTGTTGACCAAAACCAGATGTCACACTACACACATGCTGGAACATCGAGTTCCACATGTTGCATCAATACATCAAAATTAACTATTCTACATGAATTGTAGATCTTCTTTGTAGAGTGAATCTTGGATAGAATAGTTCTGAACTAAAACTGCAATACCATATGTCTGTTTCCAGAGACCAACTTTTGGAGCAAACATATTGGAACACCGTGTTCCACATGTGTACCTTCTGCACCAGAAACGTCTCGAACAAGCTCCGTGTTGTTTTGCATAATGTAGCCAAAACCAAAAGGACCAATAATCTCCACCTTTGACAAACTTTTGCAAATCAACTCTTCAAGTAGAAACACGGTTGAGTATCAAGGATATATCATACTCAGACCAAACATCAGAAGCACCAGAAGCACAAACATCAGAGCATACAACAGCAACAGAAACACATATAAGTAGCATGACATTTTCTACACAATAGTCAGTTGACACACAATAGATGCTCCCAAATATAGTTGACATGCAATCATTCATGATTGGTTAGTCATACATGTACATACAGTTAGTAGTCAGTAGTCAAAGGCCAAAAGCTACTACAAACGCACAATGATATCAACACACATAGTAGTTAAGGGCCATATGTTAGGCTAGATGCTTCAGCATGTATGCACACAGAAACCAGATCAGTTAGTACCATACATATCAGACTGCATTAAGCATAACATGATATGTCAGGTTAGCAGAATATCCTCATACATCGTAAAATCAGTAGTCAAGTTAATACTCACACCAATCCACTACACACTATGACTCCCCCTTTTTGCTACAATATGGCAAAGCTCCATTAACACATTTAGCAACAAATAAGTCAGTATTAGCCATGAGCACAGTCAGTGAACGTGTCAGACATTAGCACACACAAAACCTGGAGTAGAAACTACCAACAACAACCATGAACACATGTGTTGATCAAAAAGCCAGAACATAAGAACTGAAGCTTAGAACATTAGAACAGAAAACTAGTCTTAATGAAATAAAATTTACCCAATCTTTATCATCATATGAATAGGTTTCTTCTTTAATTCAAATCCAACCTTTCAAATCTTCTTAACTAATTCAAATCTTTCTTTTAAACCTTGGGCTTGAATAAATCTGAAGTGCATGAGAATCCAATCAGTATAGCACGCACACCATGGTGTCATTGTTAGCTGACAAATTTTGGCTAAGGGAAAAGCCAGTTTTGACCATGGGTTCTGTTGGAGGCTCCTCGACAAGAGGGTGGACAAGTCTTCCGGTCGACACATGCAAGCTTCGGTCGAAGTCGAAAGGTTTTGAGCGGAGAATGGGAACATGGGCATGCAAAGAGGTCGTGGGTAGTTATGCGCCAAGATGGGGGAAGTGGATCGACACGTGGCACCACGAGAAGGCTTTGTAACCTCCCGACGGTTATTTTCAACTAGTATTTAAGCCAATTTTAGGTGAAATTCTAGAGGGGGCAATTTGAACATTTGCAGTAGGGGTAAAGCTTGAAGTACCAAAGCGTTTATGAGAAAAAAGTTACTCTTCCCACAAAAATGTATTTTGCCTCCACTTTATAATTACAAGTCATTTAATCTTCGCAAAGTTTACCTTTTGTCTTTCTTGCTTTATCGTTTATCCTTTTTGGAGCAATACTTTATTGTTTCTATTTTACATTTTACCATTATTACCTCCCTGACTCACCAAGAGTCTTGTTTACACCCTTTCAACCTGTCAAAAACACTACTTACCAGAAAACTATACACCCAAAATACTAAAGTCTAGGACTCCGTAGCTGATTTTGCAAGTAACCCTCatataggaaggctagagattatTGCGTAAAACAACAAATTGGCACACCCAGTGGGACCTCGACAGTGTTAAGTTGTATGCGATTGCATAGTGAAAAAATGACGTCTCCTAGACCCCACGAAGAAACGTCTTCGGCGAGAGACACAACGACGCCCCAAGCCGCTGACACCGGCTTCAGTATGGCATCGACGGTTTCAACAATGTTTGTAGGACAAATTCTGACACCGTGTCAGCCACAAACGCCGACACCGACGACCATGGGAACTATGGGGGAACACATGCCGAGTTACACGACTCCCATACACAGAATATTGGGAATGCCGACGAAGTTTATGGAAAATATACATAACCTCGGTTCGACTTACAGCGATATCACGTCATCGTCATTCCCTCGTTATCAGGGGTTTGGACCTTTGGCAACCCCATTTGGTCGACCCCCAGGGTTCAGATTGACATCCCAATCAATCCCAACTTTTACGTCAAGCTTTGTTGTCATTATGAGACAACAGATGGACGAAAGTAACCATGAAATGGTACACATGCTAACTTTGTAAATGGGTACTATTTTGAGGCCCTTGATCTAGGATTCAACGCAAAGCTATCAACAGTTGGCAACCTAAATGACCAGGATTGAAGACTTTTTGGGAGCTCCAAGGGCTCAAGTGCATCAAAATCCCACGCCTCCTCCTCGACCAGAAACACCGATTCGACAAGAGGAGATGACAGACGATACTATCGAACAAGAATATCAGGAATTCGAACACATCCCAAGGGTGGCACGAAGTCCCCCCATGGTACTCGTTAACCGTAACCAGGATCCAGACCAGGAGGTTCAACAAGTTCGACACGATGCAGCCATGTGGGAACAAAACCTAGAGGCTATAGTCGAACGGATCATAGTGCGAAATAGAGTAAGTCCTTGCCTCCAGCGTCCGACGTACTCCTCGCCTCTACCAGATTTTGTCTTACAGACAAAATTGCCAAGGGGATGGAAAGTCCCTAAATTTACTACGTTCGCGGGGGATACTAAAGAATCCACCGTTGAACACATGGCCAGGTACCAGACCGAAGCTGGTGACATAGCGAACAATGAGGACTTGAAGTTAAAATACTTCCCAAGTTCCCTTACAAAAAATGCGTTTACATGGTCCACAATGCTACCTCCACAGTCGATTCAAACATGGACACAATTGGAGAGGTtattccatgaacaattctacatgggacaatCAAAGGTCAGCCTTAAGGAACTAGCTAGAATTAAGCGAAAGGTTGATGAGTCAGTTGATCAGTACCTGAACAAGTTTAGACTACTGAAGGCGCGATGCTTTACTCAAGTCCCTGAACACGAACTAGTCGAGATGGTTGTTGGGggtctagattattctataaggaagaagATGGATACTCAGTATCTTAGGGATATGGCCCAATTGGCCGATAGGGTTCGACGTATCGAACGCTTGAAAGCCGAGAAGTCTAAGGTGGGCCGATATCATAAGAAAGAGAAGGTGTCCTACATCGCGGTCGAAGGAGGCTCTTCCGACGACGAAGATATAATCGACAAGAGTGAGGTTAACATGGAGGAACTTAAGCCCGAACCTTCATATGCGTGCAAGGTTTTGAAGCCATCAAATGGGAAAAACCCTTTAGGAGCAGAGAGAACAGACAAATACGTCGCTAAGACATATACATTCGACGTGTCTAAGTGCGACGAGATCTTTGATCTATTGGTAAAAGATGGTCAGATTATCGTCCCTCAGGGTTTAAAAGACCCTCCCTTAGAACAAAAGAAGAAAATGGGATTTTGtaaatttcataatttccttGGTCACAAGACTCACCAATGTGTTCTTTTTAGGGATTTGGTGCTGAAAGCTTTGAAAGAAGAAAGGTTCCAATTTGGCGAAAGGCCAAAAATGCAGGTGGATTATGACCCTTTGAAGGTGGAAGAAGCTTTATATGCAGAGCCTCCAGAGTGCATGATGGTAGATACTAATAATGGTCTCATTGAGGTTCTTAACACAACCTCGTTAGCTGAATCATTTGAAGTGATGATGGTCGAAACTACTGAAGGTTTTGGAAACAAAGACCAAAGGAGGCCCGAGTCGGCCTATCCCTAGCCTGGAGAAAGCTTGTCTGACTTCTAGGAGAAGTGCAAGGAAAAGGGATCAAAACCTCTATTATGCCCGAAGTGCAACGTGGTGTTCGACGAGAGAACCGCCGAAAGACTGGAGGCCGACAACAAGGTCGTGAAGGAGGAAAAGCTTGTTGTCCCATGATTCGTGTTCGACAGGCACAAAGCACCTCAATGGAACAAAGAGTACAAAAGACAGTTTCAGCATCCCCGACCAAAGACATTCATTCCTCCAACTGATGTTCCATGGGAGAAATGGATAGAATCTGTCAATCAAAAGGGGGCAAAAACCCAAAATGGAGGGTGTTAGAGAAAGAGGCAACGTCTCCAGAGAAGAAAAGAGGCTACACAATATCTCCTAACTACAAAGGAAAGAATCCAGTGACTAGGACACAGTGAAGACGCCACCAGTGAAACAAAAAAGTTGGGAAAGTCGTTACCATTCCACAGTCGAAGACTTCGAAGACTACTGGACAAAAGGAACAGATGCCAAAGGTCAAAGGACTTGCAAAAATGGTGGCCAATCAGAGAGTGGCCATGACCGTCGACTCAACGGGAAAGAGGGCGGTGATAGCTACTCAGAACATGGAATGTTGGTCAGAGATCGAGGGATAACCATGAAACGAGGAAAAATTGAAGGAGGGGGAGCCGAAGTATTCTCCCCAACCAGAGGAAGAAAAGCCTGAATATTCTCCTCAATCTGATGAGGAATTCGATGAGGATATGTATGACGAAAACAACGAAGATATCTATGGTGATGATTTCGTCGTAAACTGTGGCATTGTGTCGGTACTACCAGCTGAATACGACATGGTATATGAAGTTTCCGAAATAGAGGGAGACTTTGTACCATATGAAATAGAGGCAGGAAAGCCTTTATGCTACTATGTCATGAATAAAGCGTGGTGCGAGAGCAGAAATAAATGTTTGAAAGGCCTAATCCTGGGATGATGTACCATCTAAAACCATTGCTCATCAGAGCTAAGGTGGATGAAATGGCGGTGAATAAGGTTTTTGTTTACGAAGGTGTTGCAGTCAATCTAATGCCCTATACTCTGTTTAAGAAAATGGGAAAGGGCGATGAAGATCTCTGACAACATAACATGGTCCTTTAAAATTATAAAGGGAAAACCAGCAATATAATGAGGGTGGTTTAGGTCGATCTCGCGGTGGGCACGAGAACACGTTCAACACTATTCATGGTAATAGATACAAAAGCCAACTTCAACTTGCTCCTGGGTCGAGAATGGATCCATGAGATAGGGGTTGTTCCCTCAATGGTCCACCAAAGGCTTATAATCTGGCGAAAAGACGACATTGTAGAGAGTATTGAAGCCGACCAAAGCTGTTACTGGGTCGACGATAGAGGTTCCAAGAGGTCGTTTGACCAACATTTGGAGAATATAGCGCCATGTGATGACGAATCGAGATCCTATACTTCTGTCAATACTGGTCGAGTTCTGAACTTGGACCCTGATCATGGTTTCGTTTGGGATAACGAGGAAGACACGTGATCAGAGACGGGAATTCCACCTACGGGGTGGCCAG from Lathyrus oleraceus cultivar Zhongwan6 chromosome 1, CAAS_Psat_ZW6_1.0, whole genome shotgun sequence includes:
- the LOC127103431 gene encoding uncharacterized protein LOC127103431 → MTRIEDFLGAPRAQVHQNPTPPPRPETPIRQEEMTDDTIEQEYQEFEHIPRVARSPPMVLVNRNQDPDQEVQQVRHDAAMWEQNLEAIVERIIVRNRVSPCLQRPTYSSPLPDFVLQTKLPRGWKVPKFTTFAGDTKESTVEHMARYQTEAGDIANNEDLKLKYFPSSLTKNAFTWSTMLPPQSIQTWTQLERLFHEQFYMGQSKVSLKELARIKRKVDESVDQYLNKFRLLKARCFTQVPEHELVEMVVGGLDYSIRKKMDTQYLRDMAQLADRVRRIERLKAEKSKVGRYHKKEKVSYIAVEGGSSDDEDIIDKSEVNMEELKPEPSYACKVLKPSNGKNPLGAERTDKYVAKTYTFDVSKCDEIFDLLVKDGQIIVPQGLKDPPLEQKKKMGFCKFHNFLGHKTHQCVLFRDLVLKALKEERFQFGERPKMQVDYDPLKVEEALYAEPPECMMVDTNNGLIEVLNTTSLAESFEVMMVETTEGFGNKDQRRPESAYP
- the LOC127130610 gene encoding transcription factor bHLH36, with protein sequence MEENKKWMHKETERQRRQEMANLCTNLRSLLPLEYIKGKRSISDHVNEAMNYINHLQTKVKQLEAKKEELTKKMSSLNTNVPQNDSSSSSTNLQPCVIVQPFPGGIEIVCSYSFNKCLFPLSKVLFVVINEGLNVISCTSNTIDGRFIYTIRSEDPTMTGIDYSELQRKLTEAISSSSLPESSSEPENWQYLEKNVYFESF